In Prunus dulcis chromosome 2, ALMONDv2, whole genome shotgun sequence, a single genomic region encodes these proteins:
- the LOC117617450 gene encoding peptidyl-prolyl cis-trans isomerase FKBP42, protein MSLKTLGQDGESEIVTEDATFVHGEPPQDANGLPKVDSKVEVLHEKVAKQIIKEGHGPIPSKYSTCFLHYRAWTQSTGHKFEDTWDEQRPLEMILGKEKKEMTGLAIGVSSMKSGERALLHVGWELGYGKEGSFSFPNVPPLADISYEVELIGFDETKEGKARGDMTVEERIGAADRRKMDGNALFKEEKLEEAMQQYEMAIAYMGDDFMFQLFGKYRDMALAVKNPCHLNIAASLIKLKRYEEAIGQCSIVLAEDENNVKALFRRGKARAELGQTDAAREDFLKARKFAPEDKAIARELRLLAEHDKAVYQKQKEIYKGLFGPTPEPKPKRNNWLIIIWHWLLSLFYSVFRRERHKAD, encoded by the exons ATGTCTTTAAAAACACTGGGTCAAGATGGTGAAAGTGAAATAGTAACTGAAGATGCTACATTTGTTCATGGGGAACCTCCTCAAGATGCTAATGGCCTCCCAAAAGTTGATTCTAAGGTGGAAGTCCTTCATGAGAAAGTCGCGAAGCAAATCATTAAGGAAGGCCATGGTCCAATACCATCCAAATATTCAACATGCTTCT TGCACTACAGGGCATGGACTCAAAGCACAGGGCATAAGTTTGAAGACACATGGGATGAACAACGACCACTTGAAATGATTTTAGGAAAAG agaaaaaagaaatgactGGCTTGGCTATTGGTGTCTCCAGCATGAAATCTGGAGAGCGTGCCCTTTTACATGTAGGCTGGGAGTTAGGGTATGGGAAAGAAGGAAGCTTTTCTTTTCCGAATGTTCCACCCTTGGCAGATATATCATATGAAGTTGAGCTTATTGGGTTTGATGAAACCAAAGAA GGGAAAGCTCGTGGTGACATGACTGTGGAGGAGAGGATTGGAGCAGCAGATAGAAGAAAGATGGATGGAAATGctttatttaaagaagaaaaactagAGGAGGCTATGCAACAGTATGAAATG GCCATTGCATATATGGGTGACGACTTCATGTTCCAGTTGTTTGGGAAGTACAGGGACATGGCTTTGGCTGTTAAAAATCCATGCCACCTTAACATTGCAGCGTCTCTTATAAAGCTCAAGCGGTATGAAGAAGCCATTGGACAATGCAGTATT GTACTGGCGGAGGATGAAAACAATGTCAAAGCATTATTTAGGCGAGGAAAAGCCAGAGCCGAGCTTGGGCAGACAGATGCTGCCCGGGAAGACTTTTTAAAGGCACGTAAATTTGCACCTGAAGACAAAGCTATTGCAAGGGAGTTGCGTCTGCTTGCTGAGCATGACAAGGCTGTTTAtcagaaacaaaaagagatCTACAAGGGACTTTTCGGACCAACCCCGGAACCTAAACCCAAGCGAAATAATTGGTTGATCATCATTTGGCACTGGCTATTGTCATTATTCTACAGTGTCTTCAGGCGTGAAAGGCATAAAGCTGATTAG
- the LOC117617452 gene encoding protein OBERON 4 — translation MKRLRSSDDLDSYGKDPNPNPNPNPSRTSSSTSHRSFYYKPDTVRKGLLSSSSSASSLAPARSYDERDSAGAGGGSRTARKRPEQEFDGFDRRKGLDRYNRDGGGYDRSSMHRSESFSVSRRSPAEFPKGFRSERDRPRREGSGALSWRRFGKEFEERGGKGLRDVRSPTWSNSRDSGSEQSRVRSPVRRFRDGKGSKSESKSKSPTWSKDSVGSEQSKSVEVRKRETEEVQVESGSRASSEMEEGELEPEAEAEAVVAGAGAEGGEGEGEGEAQLDPEGGAEMEEAQDRTGSDTDTNKVEEKGEPLDEDEVREEKGESLDEEENREEKGESLDEEGVKDVSKENVCERKDEEKKDEGLPNSENDMIDEARNMEGHEDRDGEKESFREGNECKEEVSKGVVVERSMELEEGPKQDKGIDLEVKAEDDDDDDDEITESDKEVTEEEEENEVVKLDMVDASMGLSQNFKDKGKSVAVAPAHVVDSAEDGGWNARESRELLTCMDNDMEGPSTRGFELFSTSPVRRQEKADHSGVSMKDEKLALEPLDLSLSLPNVLLPIGAAPGSPDQARSVQSLSTFRTNSDGFTQSVSFSGSQSFYHNPSCSLTQNSMDFEQSVKSRPLFQGIDWQALAQNEAKGKEVPWQALSQNEAKSKEVPLYQRLLMNGNGSHQQQSQSSQGVQNGQSIQGQQHLRHPEGSSKMANGLERQLSFHKQLTGGQSRHQEDVRSPSHSVGSHEMGSNYSFDRKRLMREKSSGSLYRTSSQKEQEQFLIGGADFVETIIARIVSDPIHVMARKFHEMTGQSAACMKETIREIMLNMDKRMQLVAFQKALQSRSDITMETLLKAHRAQLEILVALKTGLPDFLQQESDVSSSDLAEIFLNSRCRNPSCRSPVPVDECDCKVCAQKNGFCSACMCLVCSKFDMASNTCSWIGCDVCLHWCHADCALRESYIRNGRSANGSQGTTEMQFHCVACDHPSEMFGFVKEVFQNFAKDWTIENLARELEYVKRIFVVSKDMRGRRLYEIADQSLARLAHKSDLPDVYSYIMAFLVDADNSKLGKTPVLSGKDQSKVSNGIAGPSQEPAWLKSVYTEKAPQLETAASILPSFNYDQHDKRIIETELHTISPKEPLFDELESIVRIKQAEAKMFQTRADDARREAEGLKRIAIAKNEKIEEEYRSRIAKLRLVEAEEMRNKKLEELQTLDRAHREYSNMKMRMEADIKDLLLKMEATKRNLSL, via the exons ATGAAGAGACTGAGATCCAGCGACGATCTCGATTCGTATGGAAAGGATCCGAATCCGAACCCCAACCCGAACCCCAGCCGGACCTCCTCTTCTACCTCGCACAGAAGCTTCTACTACAAACCAGATACTGTACGCAAGGGTTTGCTCTCTTCCTCCTCGTCGGCGTCTTCTCTGGCGCCGGCTCGCTCCTACGATGAACGGGACTCGGCCGGCGCCGGCGGCGGGTCCAGGACCGCCCGGAAGAGGCCGGAGCAAGAGTTCGACGGGTTCGACAGGAGAAAAGGGCTCGATCGGTATAATAGAGATGGCGGAGGGTACGATCGTAGCTCGATGCACAGGTCGGAGAGCTTCTCCGTGTCCAGGCGGTCGCCGGCGGAGTTTCCGAAAGGGTTTCGATCGGAGCGGGACCGGCCGAGGCGCGAAGGGAGCGGAGCGTTGTCGTGGCGGAGGTTTGGAAAGGAGTTTGAGGAGAGAGGAGGGAAGGGGTTGAGGGATGTGAGGTCGCCGACGTGGTCGAATTCGAGAGATTCGGGGAGCGAACAGTCTAGGGTTAGGTCTCCGGTGAGGAGATTTAGGGATGGAAAGGGGTCGAAATCGGAGTCGAAGTCCAAGTCACCGACTTGGTCCAAGGACTCGGTGGGGAGTGAGCAGTCGAAGAGTGTTGAggtgaggaagagagagacgGAGGAGGTTCAGGTTGAGAGTGGGAGTAGGGCTAGTAGTGAAATGGAGGAAGGTGAGCTTGAGCCTGAAGCTGAAGCTGAAGCTGTAGTTGCTGGGGCTGGAGCTGAAGGAGGTGAAGGTGAAGGTGAAGGTGAAGCCCAATTGGATCCTGAAGGTGGAGCTGAAATGGAAGAAGCCCAGGATCGAACTGGGTCCGATACGGATACCAATAAGGTTGAGGAGAAAGGTGAGCCTTTGGATGAAGACGAGGTGAGGGAGGAGAAAGGTGAGTCTTTGGATGAGGAAGAGAATAGGGAGGAGAAAGGCGAGTCTTTGGATGAAGAAGGGGTGAAAGATGTGAGTAAAGAGAATGTGTGTGAAAGGAAAGatgaggaaaagaaagatgagGGGTTGCCAAATAGTGAGAACGATATGATTGATGAAGCTCGGAATATGGAAGGTCATGAAGATAGGGATGGTGAAAAAGAGAGTTTCAGGGAAGGTAATGAGTGCAAGGAGGAAGTGAGCAAGGGCGTGGTTGTGGAGAGGTCGATGGAATTGGAAGAGGGACCAAAGCAAGACAAGGGAATAGACCTTGAAGTGAAGgctgaggatgatgatgatgatgatgatgaaatcACCGAGTCGGATAAGGAAGTAacagaggaggaggaggagaatgAAGTGGTTAAGCTGGATATGGTCGATGCAAGTATGGGTCTGAGTCAGAATTTCAAGGACAAAGGGAAAAGCGTGGCTGTGGCACCGGCCCATGTGGTGGATTCAGCAGAAGATGGTGGGTGGAATGCAAGAGAATCCAGAGAACTACTAACTTGCATGGACAATGATATGGAAGGACCAAGCACTAGGGGTTTCGAGTTGTTTTCAACCTCTCCTGTTAGGAGACAGGAGAAAGCTGATCACTCTGGTGTTAGTATGAAGGATGAGAAGTTGGCACTTGAGCCACTTGATCTTTCGCTTAGCTTGCCTAATGTATTATTACCTATTGGGGCAGCTCCTGGTTCTCCTGATCAAGCAAGGAGTGTTCAGTCTTTAAGCACTTTTCGTACTAACTCGGATGGATTTACTCAGTCAGTGTCTTTTTCAGGTTCTCAGTCATTTTATCACAACCCTAGTTGTTCGCTAACCCAGAACTCGATGGACTTTGAACAATCGGTTAAAAGTCGCCCCCTATTTCAGGGGATTGATTGGCAGGCACTGGCTCAGAATGAGGCTAAAGGTAAAGAAGTTCCCTGGCAGGCATTGTCTCAGAATGAGGCTAAGAGTAAAGAAGTTCCTTTGTATCAAAGACTCTTGATGAATGGAAATGGGTCTCATCAACAACAGTCTCAATCATCACAAGGCGTTCAAAATGGTCAATCCATCCAAGGGCAACAACATCTTAGACATCCTGAAGGAAGCTCTAAAATGGCAAATGGATTGGAAAGGCAGCTGAGCTTCCATAAGCAGTTGACAGGTGGACAATCAAGGCACCAGGAAGATGTTAGATCACCTTCGCATAGCGTTGGATCTCATGAAATGGGATCAAATTATAGTTTTGACAGGAAACGACtaatgagagagaaaagtaGTGGTAGTTTATATAGAACTAGCAGCCAGAAGGAACAAGAACAGTTTCTCATTGGTGGGGCTGATTTTGTCGAGACAATCATTGCTAGGATCGTCTCTGATCCAATACATGTAATGGCCAGAAAGTTTCATGAAATGACAGGACAATCTGCAGCATGTATGAAGGAGACCATTCGCGAGATTATGTTAAATATGGATAAGCGCATGCAACTGGTTGCATTTCAGAAGGCACTGCAAAGCAGGTCTGACATAACCATGGAGACGCTACTAAAAGCCCATCGTGCGCAACTAGAAATCTTGGTTGCTCTAAAGACTGGTCTACCAGATTTCCTCCAGCAAGAGAGTGATGTGTCATCTTCTGATTTGGCTGAGATTTTTCTGAACTCAAGATGTAGAAATCCTTCTTGTCGGAGTCCTGTGCCTGTGGATGAATGTGATTGCAAGGTTTGTGCGCAAAAGAATGGTTTTTGCAGTGCTTGTATGTGTCTTGTGTGCTCAAAATTTGATATGGCCTCAAATACATGTAGTTGGATCGGGTGTGATGTTTGTCTCCATTGGTGCCATGCGGATTGTGCATTGCGGGAATCTTATATTAGAAATGGACGCAGTGCTAATGGATCTCAAGGGACTACTGAGATGCAGTTCCATTGTGTTGCCTGCGATCATCCCTCTGAGATGTTTGGCTTTGTGAAGGAGGTTTTTCAGAATTTCGCAAAGGATTGGACAATTGAAAATCTTGCTAGGGAACTTGAATATGTCAAGAGAATTTTTGTTGTCAGCAAGGACATGAGAGGGAGACGACTTTATGAAATTGCTGATCAATCCCTGGCAAGATTGGCACATAAGTCTGACCTTCCAGATGTTTACAGTTATATCATGGCTTTCCTTGTGG ATGCTGACAATTCGAAGCTAGGCAAAACACCAGTTTTATCTGGGAAGGATCAAAGTAAAGTGAGCAATGGGATTGCTGGGCCAAGCCAGGAACCTGCATGGCTGAAGTCTGTATATACAGAAAAGGCACCTCAGTTGGAAACTGCAGCTAGCATTCTTCCTAGCTTTAACTATGACCAGCATGATAAGCGCATTATAGAGACGGAGTTGCACACAATCTCCCCGAAAGAACCTCTCTTCGATGAGTTGGAGAGCATTGTGAGAATCAAGCAGGCTGAGGCTAAAATGTTCCAAACACGAGCAGATGATGCAAGAAGAGAAGCTGAGGGGCTGAAACGCATAGCGATTGCGAAgaatgaaaaaattgaagaagaatataGGAGTAGAATAGCAAAGTTGCGTTTGGTTGAGGCTGAGGAAATGCGTAACAAGAAACTTGAAGAACTACAGACTCTAGATCGAGCACATCGTGAATACTCAAATATGAAGATGAGGATGGAAGCAGATATTAAAGatcttttattaaaaatgGAAGCTACAAAGAGGAACCTTTCTTTGTGA